A genomic segment from Nocardiopsis sp. Huas11 encodes:
- the thiI gene encoding tRNA uracil 4-sulfurtransferase ThiI encodes MSASLESAPLPATEVGAGTGLGELCVLMKLGEIVLKGSNRKLFERRLHNNIRASVRDIGDIRLSQRGAGVIIVRKPEASDVEIAEIADRMANVMGVVWVHLVRRVAKDLDAITDIAVRSLADRTGTFAVRARRRDKRFGMTSSELAGHLGSKIIEAHGYPVNLKRPDNTLYVEVDKDEAFVFTDGIPGQGGLPAGMSGRGLVLMSGGIDSPVAAHRMIRRGLKVDFLHFSGMPFTGPESIYKAYSLVRQIDRYQVGSRLFVVPFGKAQQQLKSSGIERLQIVAQRRLMLKTAEALADDLGAECLITGDALGQVSSQTMTNLTALDDAVDLPILRPLIGMDKTEIMDQARRIGTLAISELPDEDCCTMLTPRQVETAAKIPDLRQIEKRLDAEELAEHLVTTAQLHKPSFLGDAAPARVAPAAAASV; translated from the coding sequence ATGTCAGCGTCGCTCGAGTCCGCGCCGCTCCCCGCAACCGAGGTCGGAGCCGGCACCGGACTGGGCGAGCTCTGCGTGCTGATGAAGCTCGGCGAGATCGTCCTCAAGGGGTCCAACCGCAAGCTCTTCGAGCGGCGGCTCCACAACAACATCCGGGCGTCGGTGCGTGACATCGGCGACATTCGGCTCTCCCAGCGGGGCGCCGGCGTCATCATCGTCCGCAAGCCCGAGGCCTCCGACGTGGAGATCGCCGAGATCGCCGACCGCATGGCCAACGTCATGGGCGTCGTATGGGTGCACCTGGTCCGCCGGGTGGCCAAGGACCTGGACGCCATCACCGACATCGCGGTGCGCTCCCTGGCCGACCGCACCGGCACGTTCGCCGTGCGGGCCCGCCGCCGGGACAAGCGCTTCGGGATGACCTCGTCCGAGCTGGCCGGCCACCTGGGCTCGAAGATCATCGAGGCCCACGGGTACCCGGTCAACCTCAAGCGGCCCGACAACACCCTCTACGTCGAGGTGGACAAGGACGAGGCGTTCGTGTTCACCGACGGCATCCCCGGCCAGGGCGGTCTGCCGGCCGGGATGAGCGGGCGCGGCCTGGTATTGATGTCGGGCGGCATCGACTCGCCGGTCGCGGCGCACCGGATGATCCGGCGCGGGCTGAAGGTGGACTTCCTGCACTTCTCCGGGATGCCCTTCACCGGCCCCGAGTCCATCTACAAGGCCTACAGCCTGGTCCGCCAGATCGACCGCTACCAGGTGGGCTCGCGCTTGTTCGTGGTGCCCTTCGGCAAGGCCCAGCAGCAGCTGAAGAGCTCGGGCATCGAGCGGCTGCAGATCGTCGCCCAGCGGCGGCTGATGCTCAAGACCGCCGAGGCGCTCGCCGACGACCTGGGCGCGGAGTGCCTGATCACCGGGGACGCCCTGGGCCAGGTGTCGAGCCAGACGATGACCAACCTCACGGCCCTGGACGACGCGGTGGACCTGCCGATCCTGCGGCCGCTCATCGGCATGGACAAGACCGAGATCATGGACCAGGCCCGCCGGATCGGCACCCTGGCCATCTCGGAGCTGCCCGACGAGGACTGCTGCACGATGCTGACCCCGCGCCAGGTGGAGACCGCCGCCAAGATCCCCGACCTGCGCCAGATCGAGAAGCGGCTGGACGCCGAGGAGCTGGCCGAGCACCTGGTCACCACGGCGCAGCTGCACAAGCCCA